One region of Ornithinibacter aureus genomic DNA includes:
- a CDS encoding nitroreductase family deazaflavin-dependent oxidoreductase, which translates to MGLAADLDYRITTPNPAQRGVRRAGSARVGSKLLARYLPAMDRTVARLSRGRTTAIEMLAGLPIIALTTTGRRTGTRRHTQLVAIPHEATLALLGTNFGGPSTPTWALNLEANPAATVAFRDREVEVVARAATEAERAQVLATAATIYVGYPKYLARISGRTVRIFVLEPCG; encoded by the coding sequence GTGGGACTCGCAGCCGACCTCGATTACCGCATCACCACACCGAACCCGGCTCAGCGCGGGGTGCGTCGGGCGGGATCCGCGCGCGTCGGATCGAAGCTGCTGGCGCGCTACCTGCCCGCCATGGACCGCACCGTCGCCCGCCTCAGCCGGGGCCGCACCACCGCGATCGAGATGCTGGCCGGGCTTCCGATCATCGCGCTGACAACGACGGGCCGGCGCACCGGGACGCGGCGGCACACCCAGCTCGTCGCCATCCCCCACGAGGCGACCCTGGCCCTGCTCGGCACGAACTTCGGCGGGCCGAGCACGCCGACGTGGGCGCTGAACCTCGAGGCGAACCCGGCCGCCACGGTGGCCTTCCGAGACCGCGAGGTCGAGGTCGTCGCCCGCGCGGCGACCGAGGCCGAGCGGGCGCAGGTGCTGGCGACGGCTGCGACGATCTACGTCGGCTACCCGAAGTACCTGGCGCGCATCTCCGGGCGGACCGTGCGGATCTTCGTCCTCGAGCCCTGTGGATGA
- a CDS encoding serine hydrolase domain-containing protein → MRVRSSQGESSVRSVRSVGRAATALTAGVVLVLGGGLATASVMVAGASAGASPVVSGPDSVTAQEPVVNEARLAEVEAYLERERRSLGVPGFAAALVVGDHAVLEVGLGTADEQGNPVAPTTPFLIASLAKSVTAIAVLRLVDDGLVGLDKPVTTYDPELAPGGDSVTVADLLHHRAGPTTSDGLESFGGDVGASVELNALRLADRLQPSDFTYTNAGYDVLALLVERVSGRGFEDHLQDEVLGPLGMTATTTDAGLAAGAGLATGHYRWLGLGYRPVETPLPAGMVGSYRMFSTAQDLGRLLAAHLVAHPILTESSWRWLHEGRPVAAGDRGDSGDSGDRGDSGDSGDSGVRYGGGLFLFPADESAGPSLEGQLVLSHDGSALGFRAMQWLLPEEDTGFVLLANGNDQADEYQLVRVAYNVQRLLFGAPLVERTAEVDPLLRWGKQALVLLVVVQLTLGAMAWWALRHRRAGVGGTRSGRVVLAVAAVVDVVALGLVLVLLPRLLETPLRVVLEAPDVRLLVALVVLGALSGVVRAVVWGLGVRAPAPAGAPGPPQAQPGSSTPPGTSASAS, encoded by the coding sequence ATGCGTGTTCGATCGTCGCAGGGGGAGTCGTCGGTGCGCTCGGTGCGCTCGGTGGGCCGAGCGGCGACGGCCCTCACCGCGGGTGTGGTGCTGGTGCTGGGAGGCGGCCTCGCCACGGCATCCGTGATGGTGGCGGGTGCGAGCGCCGGTGCGTCCCCCGTAGTGAGCGGGCCCGACAGCGTGACCGCGCAGGAACCCGTCGTGAACGAGGCCCGCCTCGCGGAGGTCGAGGCCTACTTGGAGCGGGAGCGGCGCTCGCTCGGAGTGCCGGGGTTCGCCGCGGCCCTCGTGGTCGGGGACCATGCCGTGCTCGAGGTGGGGCTCGGGACAGCGGACGAACAGGGCAACCCGGTGGCTCCCACGACCCCCTTCCTCATCGCCTCCCTCGCCAAGTCCGTGACCGCGATCGCCGTCCTGCGCCTCGTCGACGACGGCCTGGTCGGCCTCGACAAGCCCGTGACGACCTACGACCCCGAGCTGGCGCCCGGTGGTGACAGCGTGACCGTGGCCGACCTCCTCCACCACCGGGCGGGGCCGACGACCAGCGACGGGCTCGAGTCGTTCGGCGGGGACGTCGGGGCCAGCGTGGAGCTCAACGCGCTTCGTCTCGCGGACCGGCTCCAGCCATCGGACTTCACCTACACGAATGCCGGTTACGACGTCCTCGCGCTGCTCGTGGAGCGAGTCAGTGGCCGGGGCTTCGAGGACCATCTGCAGGACGAGGTCCTCGGGCCACTCGGGATGACGGCGACGACCACGGATGCCGGGCTGGCTGCGGGCGCCGGCCTGGCCACCGGGCACTACCGCTGGCTGGGCCTGGGGTACCGGCCCGTGGAGACGCCCCTGCCCGCCGGCATGGTCGGGTCGTACCGGATGTTCTCGACGGCGCAAGACCTCGGGCGCCTGTTGGCCGCGCACCTCGTGGCACACCCGATTCTCACGGAGAGCTCGTGGCGCTGGCTGCACGAGGGCCGACCCGTCGCTGCCGGAGACCGTGGCGACAGCGGCGACAGCGGCGACAGGGGCGACAGCGGCGACAGCGGCGACAGCGGCGTGAGGTACGGCGGAGGGCTCTTCCTGTTCCCCGCGGACGAGTCGGCGGGACCGAGCCTGGAGGGGCAGCTGGTCCTGTCCCACGACGGCTCCGCCTTGGGGTTCCGGGCGATGCAGTGGCTCCTGCCCGAGGAGGACACCGGCTTCGTCCTCCTCGCCAACGGAAACGACCAGGCCGACGAGTACCAGCTGGTGCGGGTCGCCTACAACGTGCAGCGGCTGCTGTTCGGGGCGCCCCTCGTCGAGCGGACGGCCGAGGTCGACCCTCTCCTGCGGTGGGGGAAACAGGCCCTGGTGCTCCTCGTGGTGGTCCAGCTCACTCTCGGCGCCATGGCGTGGTGGGCGCTGCGGCATCGTCGGGCCGGTGTGGGCGGGACGCGCTCGGGCCGTGTCGTCCTCGCCGTGGCCGCCGTCGTCGACGTGGTGGCCCTCGGGCTCGTCCTGGTGCTCCTGCCGCGGCTGCTCGAGACGCCCCTGCGCGTCGTCCTAGAGGCACCGGACGTCCGCCTGCTCGTCGCCCTGGTGGTGCTCGGGGCGCTGTCCGGCGTCGTGCGCGCCGTGGTGTGGGGGCTGGGCGTGCGTGCCCCGGCGCCTGCCGGCGCGCCGGGTCCCCCTCAGGCCCAGCCGGGCTCGTCCACCCCGCCGGGAACGTCGGCGTCAGCGTCGTAG
- a CDS encoding serine hydrolase domain-containing protein: protein MPLLPSTATRLDHVLATAQRAGRLPSVTAALVRGGELVWSGAVGTVDGRPRGRRADADTQYRMGSITKTFIAVGVLRLRDAGRLDLADRFGAHVPHTALDDVTIEHLLTHASGVQAETKGPWWERTEGGDWDSLAAATGQRFRAGRRFHYSNVGYAALGRLLEVHHDQSWFDVVNDELLQPLGMTRTTTRPTGSAAQGLAVHPFADVLLPEPEHDAGAMAPAGQLWTTATDLARWAAFLGGDTHGVLDAATLAEMVEPHHVVDEPGQPWSGAHGLGWQVWNANGIRYAGHGGSMPGFLAGLRVQLTSDSRATASGCRPPAVGAPGDGVVVLTNTTASPVTKTIGPDLLSTLADLEPAPVTPWAAAGDPSLLELVGTCHWGPAVEVATMVGEHLVLGEPGAGRGSRFRRTGPDAWEGLDGYHTGEPLTVVRRPDGSVSHLDLASFRFTRTPYDADADVPGGVDEPGWA, encoded by the coding sequence ATGCCGCTGCTCCCCTCGACCGCCACCCGCCTCGACCACGTGCTCGCCACGGCCCAGCGCGCCGGCCGCCTGCCCTCGGTCACGGCCGCGCTCGTGCGTGGTGGCGAGCTCGTCTGGAGCGGGGCCGTCGGCACGGTCGACGGTCGACCCCGCGGCCGCCGCGCCGACGCCGACACCCAGTACCGGATGGGCTCCATCACCAAGACGTTCATCGCCGTGGGCGTCCTGCGCCTTCGGGATGCCGGTCGCCTCGACCTTGCCGACCGTTTCGGCGCCCACGTGCCACACACGGCACTCGACGACGTCACCATCGAGCACCTGCTCACCCACGCGAGCGGGGTCCAGGCCGAGACCAAGGGCCCGTGGTGGGAACGCACAGAAGGCGGCGACTGGGACTCCCTGGCCGCCGCGACCGGTCAGCGGTTTCGGGCCGGGCGCCGCTTCCACTACTCCAACGTCGGGTACGCCGCGCTGGGCCGCCTGCTCGAGGTCCACCACGACCAGAGCTGGTTCGACGTCGTCAACGACGAGCTGCTCCAGCCACTCGGCATGACGCGCACGACGACCCGCCCCACCGGCTCCGCCGCGCAGGGGCTCGCGGTGCACCCCTTCGCCGACGTCCTCCTTCCCGAGCCCGAGCACGACGCCGGGGCGATGGCCCCCGCGGGTCAGCTCTGGACCACCGCCACCGACCTGGCCCGGTGGGCGGCCTTCCTCGGCGGCGACACCCACGGCGTGCTCGATGCGGCCACGCTGGCCGAGATGGTCGAGCCGCACCACGTCGTCGACGAGCCCGGCCAGCCCTGGTCGGGGGCTCATGGCCTGGGATGGCAGGTCTGGAACGCCAACGGCATCCGGTACGCCGGCCACGGAGGGTCCATGCCCGGGTTCCTCGCGGGGCTGCGCGTCCAGCTGACCAGCGACAGCCGCGCCACGGCATCCGGATGCCGCCCGCCCGCCGTGGGTGCCCCGGGCGACGGGGTCGTCGTGCTCACCAACACGACGGCGAGCCCCGTCACGAAGACGATCGGCCCGGATCTGCTGAGCACGCTCGCCGACCTCGAGCCGGCACCGGTCACGCCGTGGGCAGCCGCGGGCGACCCCTCGCTGCTCGAGCTCGTGGGAACGTGCCACTGGGGGCCGGCGGTCGAGGTCGCGACGATGGTCGGCGAGCACCTCGTGCTCGGCGAGCCCGGGGCCGGGCGAGGCTCGCGGTTCCGCCGGACCGGGCCCGACGCCTGGGAGGGCCTCGACGGGTACCACACGGGTGAGCCACTGACGGTGGTGCGCCGACCCGACGGCAGCGTCTCGCATCTCGACCTCGCGTCGTTCCGCTTCACGCGCACGCCCTACGACGCTGACGCCGACGTTCCCGGCGGGGTGGACGAGCCCGGCTGGGCCTGA
- a CDS encoding acyl-CoA thioesterase, with amino-acid sequence MPDPAHPSSAQPSAEPPAPAHPASHYRVDVPLRWSDMDAYGHVNNVQFLRLLEDARVVAIREWFLGRPSMLDEGIVVSRHAIEYRAPLTFRPAPVEVEMWVSHVHGAGFDLGYVVRDPADVGDAVYAVAETGLVLYDFSTARPRRLSPDVRTELARHSGEPVSFRWAGR; translated from the coding sequence ATGCCAGATCCCGCGCACCCCTCCTCGGCGCAGCCCTCCGCAGAGCCGCCCGCCCCGGCGCACCCCGCCTCGCACTACCGGGTCGACGTCCCCCTGCGCTGGTCGGACATGGACGCCTACGGCCACGTCAACAACGTGCAGTTCCTGCGCCTGCTCGAGGATGCCCGCGTCGTCGCCATCCGCGAGTGGTTCCTCGGACGCCCCTCGATGCTCGACGAGGGCATCGTCGTGTCGCGCCACGCCATCGAGTACCGCGCCCCGCTGACCTTCCGCCCCGCGCCGGTCGAGGTCGAGATGTGGGTCAGCCACGTGCACGGCGCCGGCTTCGACCTCGGCTACGTCGTGCGTGACCCGGCAGACGTCGGCGACGCCGTGTACGCCGTCGCCGAGACCGGCCTCGTGCTCTATGACTTCTCGACCGCCCGCCCCCGGCGCCTCTCGCCGGACGTGCGCACCGAACTGGCCCGCCACTCCGGCGAGCCCGTGAGCTTCCGGTGGGCCGGCCGATGA
- a CDS encoding glycerophosphodiester phosphodiesterase: MRASDFAYLDAPTPVALAHRGGAAYGPNRGVENTMAAFRRAVEMGYRYLETDVHATKDGQLVAFHDTVLDRVSDVSGAVEDLEYDALREVRIGGTEPIPLLGELFEAFPGVRVNIDIKADGALEPTVREVLAHDALDRVCIGSFSPRRLRAARSALGPGVATAAGQVGTALMRLTPAVVSRLLHTPAPVLQIPGQHRVAGRTITLVTPGLVRRAHALGKHVHVWFHSWSREDATEMHRLLDLGVDGIVTDHIDVLRDVLAERGHPLTAPT; this comes from the coding sequence GTGCGGGCCAGCGACTTCGCCTATCTGGACGCCCCCACCCCGGTCGCGCTCGCACACCGGGGCGGTGCTGCCTATGGGCCCAACCGCGGCGTCGAGAACACGATGGCGGCCTTCCGGCGGGCCGTCGAGATGGGCTACCGGTACCTCGAGACCGACGTGCACGCGACGAAGGACGGGCAGCTCGTGGCCTTCCACGACACCGTGCTGGACCGGGTGTCCGACGTATCGGGTGCCGTCGAGGACCTTGAGTACGACGCGCTGCGCGAGGTGCGGATCGGCGGCACCGAACCGATCCCGCTGCTCGGTGAGCTGTTCGAGGCCTTTCCCGGTGTCCGGGTGAACATCGACATCAAGGCCGACGGGGCGCTCGAGCCCACGGTGCGCGAGGTGCTGGCCCACGATGCGCTGGACCGAGTGTGCATCGGGTCGTTCTCGCCCCGGCGGCTGCGGGCCGCCCGGTCGGCGCTCGGGCCGGGGGTCGCGACTGCTGCCGGGCAGGTGGGCACGGCCCTGATGCGGCTCACGCCTGCGGTCGTGTCGCGGCTGCTGCACACACCCGCCCCGGTGCTGCAGATCCCCGGCCAGCACCGGGTCGCCGGGCGCACGATCACCCTGGTCACCCCGGGGCTGGTGCGGCGGGCGCACGCCTTGGGCAAGCACGTGCACGTGTGGTTCCACTCGTGGTCGCGCGAGGACGCGACCGAGATGCACCGGCTGCTCGACCTCGGGGTCGACGGCATCGTGACCGACCACATCGACGTGCTGCGTGATGTCCTGGCCGAGCGCGGCCACCCGCTCACCGCACCCACCTGA
- a CDS encoding glycoside hydrolase family 13 protein: MGSVTASTPKPLTTAGDVVHPADSPDAPWWRDAVIYQIYPRSWADADGDGIGDLPGITARLSYLRDLGVDAVWLSPFYVSPMHDAGYDVANYRDIDPRFGTLADADAMIAQAHDLGLKVLVDLVPNHTSSEHAWFRAALAAGPGSPERDRYIFREGRGANGELPPNNWPSVFGGQGWTRVTEADGSPGQWYLHIFDTTQPDLNWHHPEVRQEFLDILRFWCDRGVDGFRVDVAHGLVKRDGLPDWDGPVGLYDEVGDDASGDAGDGASPAQVQSSGGEVLDHTATGAAPMWDQDGVHEIYRAWREVLDSYGAPDRILCAEAWVTPESRLARYVRPDEMHQAFNFDFLDARWDAEAISAVIEDSLRSNDNVGAPTTWVLSNHDVVRHASRLGLDQNLPRPNGITADDPQPDAVLGLRRARAATALMLALPGGAYVYQGEELGLPEHTTMPADVRQDPTFHRTEGKVTGRDGCRVPMAWAKDEPSFGFGPGSTPWLPQPAVYGDLAVDQQQGVEGSTLELYRDLLAYRRKHRFGHGSLTWDALNSPSVIAFRNTSGDGERTLLVVTNIGGSPVTLPEGDVLISSGPLAEDGSLPTDTTAWLRLPVA; the protein is encoded by the coding sequence ATGGGGTCGGTGACTGCGAGCACCCCGAAGCCCCTGACCACCGCCGGCGACGTCGTCCACCCGGCTGACTCCCCCGACGCCCCCTGGTGGCGCGATGCGGTGATCTACCAGATCTACCCGCGCTCGTGGGCGGACGCCGACGGCGACGGCATCGGTGACCTGCCCGGCATCACCGCGCGCCTGTCGTACCTGCGTGACCTCGGTGTGGATGCCGTGTGGCTGAGCCCGTTCTACGTCTCACCGATGCACGACGCCGGCTACGACGTGGCGAACTACCGCGACATCGACCCCCGCTTCGGCACCCTCGCCGACGCCGACGCGATGATCGCGCAGGCCCACGACCTCGGACTCAAGGTGCTCGTCGACCTCGTGCCCAACCACACGAGCAGTGAGCACGCGTGGTTCCGGGCCGCGCTGGCGGCCGGGCCGGGCAGCCCCGAGCGCGACCGCTACATCTTCCGCGAGGGGCGCGGCGCCAACGGTGAGCTACCACCGAACAACTGGCCGTCGGTGTTCGGCGGGCAGGGGTGGACCCGCGTCACCGAGGCCGACGGCTCACCCGGCCAGTGGTACCTGCACATCTTCGACACCACCCAGCCCGACCTGAACTGGCACCACCCCGAGGTCCGCCAGGAGTTCCTCGACATCCTGCGCTTCTGGTGCGACCGGGGCGTCGACGGCTTCCGGGTCGACGTCGCACACGGTCTCGTCAAGCGCGACGGCCTGCCGGACTGGGACGGGCCGGTGGGGCTGTACGACGAGGTGGGCGACGACGCCAGTGGCGACGCCGGTGACGGCGCCAGCCCTGCGCAGGTGCAGTCCAGCGGTGGCGAGGTGCTCGACCACACCGCCACCGGTGCCGCGCCGATGTGGGACCAGGACGGCGTGCACGAGATCTACCGCGCGTGGCGCGAGGTGCTGGACTCCTACGGCGCCCCCGACCGGATCCTGTGCGCGGAGGCCTGGGTGACCCCGGAGTCGCGCCTGGCCCGCTACGTGCGCCCCGACGAGATGCACCAGGCCTTCAACTTCGACTTCCTCGACGCACGCTGGGACGCCGAGGCGATCAGCGCGGTCATCGAGGACTCGCTGCGCAGCAACGACAACGTCGGCGCCCCGACCACGTGGGTGCTCTCCAACCACGACGTGGTGCGCCACGCCTCGCGGCTCGGGCTCGACCAGAACCTGCCGCGCCCCAACGGCATCACGGCGGACGACCCGCAACCGGATGCCGTGCTCGGCCTTCGTCGGGCGCGCGCGGCGACCGCGTTGATGCTGGCCCTGCCCGGTGGCGCCTACGTCTACCAGGGTGAGGAGCTCGGCCTGCCTGAGCACACGACCATGCCGGCCGACGTCCGCCAGGACCCGACCTTCCACCGCACCGAGGGCAAGGTGACCGGGCGCGATGGCTGCCGGGTGCCGATGGCCTGGGCCAAGGACGAGCCGAGCTTCGGGTTCGGCCCGGGCTCGACGCCGTGGCTGCCGCAGCCAGCGGTGTACGGCGACCTGGCCGTGGACCAGCAGCAAGGTGTCGAGGGCTCGACGCTCGAGCTGTATCGCGACCTGCTCGCGTATCGCCGCAAGCACCGCTTCGGGCACGGCAGCCTGACGTGGGACGCCCTGAACTCGCCGAGCGTCATCGCGTTCCGCAACACCTCGGGTGACGGCGAACGCACCCTGCTCGTCGTGACCAACATCGGCGGCTCCCCCGTCACCCTGCCCGAGGGCGACGTGCTCATCTCCTCGGGCCCGCTCGCCGAGGACGGGAGCCTGCCGACGGACACCACCGCGTGGCTCCGGTTGCCGGTGGCCTGA
- a CDS encoding globin — MSLYDEIGGEETFERLVQAFYEGVAADAELRALYPEADLGPAERRLRMFLIQYFGGPSTYSQERGHPRLRMRHAPYPVTLDMRDRWMRHMLAAMDTLDLPEPQAEQMRDYFLRAAHMLVNSDDGIPPTAGHGLPS; from the coding sequence ATGAGCCTGTACGACGAGATCGGCGGCGAGGAGACCTTCGAGCGACTCGTCCAGGCCTTCTACGAGGGCGTGGCCGCCGACGCCGAGCTGCGCGCGCTCTACCCCGAGGCCGACCTCGGCCCCGCCGAGCGTCGCCTGCGGATGTTCCTCATCCAGTACTTCGGCGGCCCGAGCACCTACAGCCAGGAGCGCGGCCACCCCCGTCTGCGGATGCGCCACGCGCCCTACCCCGTCACCCTCGACATGCGTGACCGCTGGATGCGGCACATGCTCGCCGCGATGGACACCCTCGACCTGCCCGAACCCCAGGCCGAGCAGATGCGTGACTACTTCCTGCGAGCGGCGCACATGCTCGTGAACTCCGACGACGGCATCCCCCCGACCGCCGGCCACGGCCTCCCCTCGTGA
- a CDS encoding mechanosensitive ion channel family protein — protein sequence MNPDSPALPTWEQTQQWLLTDGARILLTIVIAMTALWALRRVIDRVVATMTSRSARRLAESGRAGRVLASATGLDNERQRQRVETVGSLLRSVVTMTVATLAILTIMALIGIPLGPLLASAGVAGVALGFGAQSLVKDFLSGVFMIIEDQYGVGDVIDTGEAIGTVEEVTLRITRLRDANGVTWYVRNGEIIRIGNRSQGVATATVDMPVSYAENVDRVVGIIREAAAELGADPDWQEQLIEPPTVLGVESIIGTTMTVRTVITCTPGEQFAVQRELRERLKNALDSAGVMGPPPTPFIGPTGGKP from the coding sequence ATGAACCCCGACTCCCCCGCGCTCCCGACGTGGGAGCAGACCCAGCAGTGGCTGCTCACCGACGGTGCCCGCATCCTGCTCACCATCGTCATCGCGATGACGGCGCTGTGGGCGCTGCGGCGGGTCATCGACCGGGTGGTCGCGACGATGACCTCGCGATCAGCCCGCCGTCTGGCCGAGTCCGGCCGGGCCGGACGGGTGCTCGCCAGCGCGACCGGTCTGGACAACGAGCGGCAGCGGCAACGGGTCGAGACGGTGGGCTCGCTGCTGCGCAGCGTCGTCACCATGACCGTCGCGACGCTGGCCATCCTCACGATCATGGCCCTCATCGGCATCCCCCTCGGGCCGCTGCTCGCCTCGGCGGGTGTCGCGGGTGTCGCGCTCGGTTTCGGGGCGCAGAGCCTGGTCAAGGACTTCCTGTCCGGGGTGTTCATGATCATCGAGGACCAGTACGGCGTGGGCGACGTCATCGACACCGGCGAGGCCATCGGCACCGTGGAGGAGGTCACCCTGCGGATCACCCGGCTCCGGGACGCCAACGGGGTCACGTGGTACGTGCGCAACGGCGAGATCATCCGCATCGGCAACCGTTCGCAGGGGGTCGCCACCGCCACGGTGGACATGCCGGTCTCCTACGCCGAGAACGTCGACCGCGTCGTCGGCATCATCCGCGAAGCCGCAGCGGAACTGGGGGCCGACCCCGACTGGCAGGAGCAGCTCATCGAACCGCCGACCGTGCTCGGGGTCGAGTCGATCATCGGCACGACGATGACCGTGCGCACCGTGATCACGTGCACTCCCGGCGAGCAGTTCGCCGTGCAGCGCGAACTGCGGGAGCGGCTGAAGAACGCCCTCGACTCCGCCGGGGTCATGGGGCCGCCGCCCACCCCGTTCATCGGTCCGACCGGAGGGAAGCCATGA
- the pepN gene encoding aminopeptidase N, translating to MPGTNLTREEAAARAALVTVDTHEVELDVTTGPETFATRSTIRFSCAEPGSETFVDFVGDAVTGLTLNGTDLDPAAHYADSRITLPGLAADNVVVITATGRFTNTGEGLHRFVDPVDDEVYLYSQFEVPDSRRMYPVFEQPDLKAAFTFTVTAPAHWQVISNSPTPDAEPTGEGVATWRFSPTPRISSYITALVAGPYDVVRDTLTSRRGEVPLGIFCRKSLTPYLDADNLFDLTKRGFAFFEAEFDCAYPFEKYDQIFTPEYNMGAMENAGAVTFNEVYVFRSRVTESLVERRALTLLHELAHMWFGNLVTMRWWNDLWLNESFAEWASTTCQAEATDWTDAWTTFGTHEKDWAYRQDQLSTTHPIVAEIRDLRDVEVNFDGITYAKGASVLKQLVAHVGREPFRDGLRAYFAKHAWGNTTLDDLLVELEATSGRDLRAWSRLWLETAGVSTLRPVLEVDDRGLIASAVIEQTCAPGFETVRPHTLNVGLYAVRDGALHRTDVIAVDVDGAVTEVTELIGREQPDLLLVNDDDLAYAKIRLDERSLATALTHPRGFTSSLPRSLVLACLWDMTRDAEMGARAFVDVVLATLPGESDSTLLRTLIAQLQTSVLSYTDPEQREATRASTRDRLWKIARASEPGTDAQLQLVSAACALTTAGDDVTAVRALLDGTEVLDGLTVDFEMRWTLLTALAAAGEADDAMIDAELAGEDTATGRERAARAKAARPTAQAKEAAWAAAVEGSGLPNAVVDAIGQGFSRPGTPADLLRPYVERYHAMLDTVEERGSHALVESVVYGFYPRPLVDRALHDATQAWLDTHPDAPAALRRLVVENRDPVARALAAQARDAGA from the coding sequence TCCGCTTCAGCTGCGCCGAACCGGGCAGCGAGACCTTCGTCGATTTCGTCGGTGACGCGGTCACCGGCCTCACCCTGAACGGCACCGACCTCGACCCGGCCGCGCACTACGCCGACAGCCGGATCACCCTGCCCGGCCTCGCCGCCGACAACGTCGTCGTCATCACCGCCACGGGCCGCTTCACCAACACCGGTGAGGGCCTGCACCGCTTCGTCGACCCGGTCGACGACGAGGTCTACCTCTACAGCCAGTTCGAGGTTCCCGACAGCCGGCGCATGTACCCGGTGTTCGAGCAGCCCGACCTCAAGGCCGCCTTCACCTTCACGGTGACCGCGCCGGCGCACTGGCAGGTCATCTCCAACTCCCCCACCCCAGACGCCGAACCCACCGGCGAGGGCGTCGCCACGTGGCGGTTCTCCCCCACCCCACGCATCTCGAGCTACATCACCGCGCTCGTCGCCGGGCCCTACGACGTCGTGCGCGACACCCTGACCAGCCGCCGGGGCGAGGTGCCGCTCGGCATCTTCTGCCGCAAGTCGCTGACGCCCTACCTCGACGCCGACAACCTCTTCGACCTCACCAAGCGCGGCTTCGCGTTCTTCGAGGCCGAGTTCGACTGCGCCTACCCGTTCGAGAAGTACGACCAGATCTTCACGCCCGAGTACAACATGGGGGCGATGGAGAATGCCGGGGCGGTGACCTTCAACGAGGTCTACGTCTTCCGCTCCCGGGTCACCGAGTCGCTCGTGGAGCGGCGCGCCCTCACCCTGCTGCACGAACTCGCCCACATGTGGTTCGGCAACCTCGTGACGATGCGCTGGTGGAACGACCTCTGGCTCAACGAGTCGTTCGCCGAGTGGGCCTCGACCACCTGCCAGGCCGAGGCCACCGACTGGACCGACGCCTGGACGACCTTCGGCACCCACGAGAAGGACTGGGCCTACCGCCAGGACCAGCTCTCGACCACCCACCCGATCGTCGCCGAGATCCGCGACCTGCGCGACGTCGAGGTCAACTTCGACGGCATCACCTACGCCAAGGGCGCCTCGGTGCTCAAGCAGCTCGTCGCCCACGTCGGCCGCGAGCCGTTCCGCGACGGTCTGCGGGCCTACTTCGCCAAGCACGCGTGGGGCAACACCACCCTCGACGACCTGCTCGTCGAGCTCGAGGCGACCTCGGGCCGTGACCTGCGCGCCTGGTCACGGCTGTGGCTCGAGACCGCCGGGGTCAGCACCCTGCGCCCCGTCCTCGAGGTCGACGACCGTGGGCTCATCGCCTCGGCGGTGATCGAGCAGACCTGCGCTCCCGGGTTCGAGACGGTGCGCCCGCACACGCTCAACGTCGGGCTGTATGCCGTTCGCGACGGTGCGCTGCACCGCACCGACGTCATCGCCGTCGACGTCGACGGTGCGGTCACCGAGGTCACCGAGCTCATCGGCCGCGAGCAGCCCGACCTGCTCCTGGTCAACGACGACGACCTGGCCTACGCGAAGATCCGCCTCGACGAGCGCTCGCTGGCCACGGCCCTCACCCACCCCCGCGGTTTCACCTCCTCCCTTCCCCGCTCGCTGGTCCTGGCGTGCCTGTGGGACATGACCCGTGACGCCGAGATGGGTGCTCGGGCGTTCGTCGACGTCGTGCTCGCGACCCTGCCCGGTGAGAGCGACTCGACCCTGCTGCGCACCCTCATCGCCCAGCTGCAGACGTCGGTGCTCTCCTACACCGACCCCGAGCAGCGCGAAGCCACCCGCGCCTCGACGCGGGACCGGCTGTGGAAGATCGCCCGGGCCAGCGAGCCGGGCACCGACGCACAGCTCCAGCTCGTGAGCGCCGCCTGCGCGCTGACGACGGCCGGTGACGACGTCACGGCGGTGCGAGCCCTGCTCGACGGGACCGAGGTCCTCGACGGGCTCACGGTCGACTTCGAGATGCGCTGGACCCTGCTCACCGCCCTCGCGGCAGCCGGCGAGGCCGACGACGCGATGATCGACGCGGAGCTGGCCGGCGAGGACACCGCCACCGGTCGCGAGCGCGCCGCCCGCGCGAAGGCCGCCCGCCCCACGGCACAGGCGAAGGAAGCGGCCTGGGCCGCGGCCGTCGAGGGCTCCGGCCTGCCGAACGCCGTCGTCGACGCCATCGGTCAGGGGTTCAGCCGACCGGGCACACCCGCCGACCTGCTCCGGCCCTACGTCGAGCGCTACCACGCCATGCTCGACACCGTCGAGGAGCGCGGGTCGCACGCCCTGGTGGAGTCGGTGGTCTACGGGTTCTACCCGCGCCCGCTCGTCGACCGCGCCCTGCACGACGCCACCCAGGCCTGGCTCGACACCCACCCCGATGCCCCGGCTGCGCTGCGCCGGCTCGTCGTCGAGAACCGTGACCCCGTCGCCCGGGCCCTGGCCGCCCAGGCCCGCGACGCCGGAGCCTGA